A single genomic interval of Syngnathoides biaculeatus isolate LvHL_M chromosome 1, ASM1980259v1, whole genome shotgun sequence harbors:
- the dmac1 gene encoding distal membrane-arm assembly complex protein 1: MANPEATARDQVPMSKSMQTFKSCWSCRLIGGGGLIVSGMYVFNAARRVMRLGGPTSMGTIAQITFAAGLAAWGVVVIIDPVGKAKKES, encoded by the exons ATGGCGAACCCCGAGGCCACGGCAAGAGACCAAGTCCCAATGTCGAAGTCCATGCAGACGTTTAAGAGCTGCTGGAGCTGTCGACTCATCGGCGGCGGTGGCTTGATCGTGTCCGGGATGTATGTGTTCAACGCCGCCCGCAGGGTGATGCGTCTCGGCGGGCCGACCTCCATGGGGACGATCGCCCAGATTACTTTCGCTGCAG GTTTGGCCGCGTGGGGAGTGGTTGTCATCATTGACCCTGTGGGGAAAGCGAAAAAGGAGTCGTGA